The nucleotide sequence atcgccgactagtagcgatttttacaacactgccCATATGACAGTATGTGGAATAACTAAGATCATTCCAATGTTtttatttaccaaatattttttATAAGATTTTTATTTACGAAAGTTAgtttgtttaattgttttatttattttaaagggatttttacatattttccCTTATTAAGAGGATTAATCATATATTTGTCCAACGCttaaatttaattacatatttcctTTTCTAAACCatatattacatatttatccatttcaAGTTACTATTTTACACTTAATAAACTTATTGAACGACTATTTACAGATTTCCACAATTCATCTATTTCCTTTTCTTCCAATACAATACAATATCACAACAtctcataattttttttaaacggccaacgaatcctctaAATTGGCTACTgacgaaattcaccacatcggtaTACACTCACCTCCGAACAGGGGGAAACCGACACTTAGGGCCGAAggccgtgaacactcgcccgaaggcacgacagtgcggtgatgTAAAACCCGCCCAGTTCAatgatcgaactagcgatctccgcctactcgcctagtctcccatcatcaccagatGTCACAAAAAATAATGGGGAGAGCAGGAATTGAACTTAGGTCCCTTAGAATCAATCATGATATTAAATTATTAaacaatgaaattaaaaataggtTTCTTCCTGAATGTCACGTTATCACCAAAAGGCATAATCAAGGGACGATCGATACATCATTGTTAAATCAGCATGGAACGTTTTCATAATTCGAACATAAGCTATATACACAAAATCGACTTACCTGGACCAGAAGAGTCGGTGAAACAAATTTGCAGGGTTGTCGGAGTTCGTGTGGGGGCTTTTCGTTTTGTCACGAACCAGATTGTGTTGTGTAGGGTTTTTCCGTTTGCGTCACGTATGGTTTTCGCTATACCTTGCCCGAAGAACCGAATCGCACCCAACTTATTTGAATGATCGTTATTGGATTTATAGCCAAAGTTTCATTCATGAATTCACTAATAGGTGGGCTAACAAAAATTATAGTCCAAACGTATTTAACCAGATTCACTATTTTGGTCGAACTTTTTTAGGCCCACATATTTCAAGTCTAAATATAAAACCGAAACATAACAGAGCCCACACAAAAAACTGAAAACCATACGGATCAGTTTTTAAAACTGGAATGCCGAAACTTCGGTTTTGGTTCGGTTTGTTCTCAAAATCAACCCATACACACTGTAACATAGTATCAATGGTAGCAACCATTGAGCCAGCTAATttgataataataaaaaaaaaaataataataataagaaaaaaCTAATAAAAGAGTCTACTAAGTTCATTTTTCGTCCCACACACACCCTAACATAACATCAATGGTAGCAACTATTGAGCCAgctaatatgaaaaaaaaaataactaataaAACAGGGCCTACTTTAGTTCTCATTTTTCGTCCACGATGATCTAACAAACACAAGCGGAAAACCATAAAACTCGCAAATTGGCACTACGAGCTAGTAGAACTTAAAACGGATAAATTACACAAATTGAAAGAATGAACCACAATATCTACATAACCAAGCTTCCTAATCAAAACGCTAATTAGACGTCCCGTTGACCGGCCCTACTGCTCTCATAACCGCTACTGTCACCAGACTCGACGTATCTCTTCTCCATCAACCGCTCCCTATCCATTTCCCGATTCCCTCTATGTTCCTGTACAAGATACCATTGAAAAAAATGCACCCAAATATACAAGTTTTAATACACAAACTTACATCTCTGAACGGAAAATCATCGGCTTCAAGCATATGAATCACATGACCCATTTTAGGCCTCTTTTGAGCACTCGGATCCACGCAGCGTAATGCTACTAGTAGGGCCCGCTTCAAAGCTCTTGAAGATGGTTTTTCCGGTAGTTTAGGATCCAAAACCCCCTCCGCGTTCCTGTTTGTTACCATCGTTTTAAGCCAATCTACAAGATTCACCTACAAAACGTTTCTCCATTCAATATTAGACAAAAGTGGCGGAAACAAAAGAAATTAAAAGGTTTACGGGCTAGGCTAACCTCATCCGGAGGCCGACTATAATCTACAGGGTTTCTACCGCTAATAATCTCCATTATAAGAATCCCGAAGCTGTAAACATCACTTCTTTCATTCAACATGCCCGTACTAGCATATTCGGGAGCAACATATCTAAAAAGCAAATTCAAGAATATCATTAGCGCGTATAATACTAGCATATgtgataaaaatatataaaacagaTGCAATGAATCAAACAACTTAGTTACCCAAATGTTCCCATAACTCGAGTGGTGACATAGCTCTTCTCCGAGCCCAAAAGTTTGGCTAAGCCGAAATCAGAAACTTTAGGGTGCCATTGTCTATTAAGTAATATATTGCTTGATTTAATATCTCGGTGAACAACTTTGGGCTCGAGTCCTTCGTGCAGATACGTCAACCTATAAAGTTCACATCAAGGTTTAAAGGTTTAAAATTACTCGTGTGATAATTTCATTCTTGGTTTTAAATTGCGTGATACTCTCTGATGCGTTTGGTCCAAAAATCTGATGCGTGATGCAAGCGCATCACGTATGCGATGcgttctttataaaaaaaattaccaaAAAAATTATTTATGTATATAAAGTAACAACTTATAAAAGCATACTGAACTAAAACAACTGACATAATAAGAAGATAAGAGTTGTGCTTTTTGGTTCAAATCAAGCATACTTAAATGTTTCTAGAACCACAAAAAGTGTTTAGGAACCATAATGTTCGAAATCAAGCATGTTAAGATATCAATTATGGAAAAAACCCAACCCATTTCATAAAATCTAGAGAAACAAAAACATAACAAACGATGTTGGGTGCATCGGAGCGCCTTATGCGAAATCAGCACAGTATTCTCGCATCATGTAAACGCAACACATCAGCTGTGGCGATGCACTCTCATCAGCACATCGGGCGCTTCACGCATTAAGcacgcattttaaaaccaagatttCATTCCCATAATTCACATTTTGGATTGTGGTATATACCCTTTAGCCGTTCCAAGCACAATGTTCATTCGAATCTCCCACGTAAGAGGACTAATCGGTCCAACATCTCCATGAAGCCATTGCTCTAAGTTCCCATTGTTTACATACTCATAAACAAGGATTCTAAACAGACATCCAAGTCATACAAGTATACAACCACaattcaaagtcaaagtcaaggtcaaggtcaaagtcaaaatcaaagtcAAGTAATTGAAAATGCAGCAATCAAAAGCCTAAAAGGTATACCTTTGAGCCCCTTCAGCACAATACCCAAGCAGCCTCACTAAATTCTTGTGACGAACACGCCCAATCGCTTCCACTTCAACTTTAAACTCCTTCTCAGCTTGTCCTCTATAAAAAAAAGTCAAAACCAAAGTCAAAATTGACCCAATCTCCTTAATTTAGCAATACAAATTGATTAGAAACCTGTTATTAAGCAAATTTTTAACAGCAACCATAGTATTATCAGCCAGAACACCAGAATAAACAATCCCATAACCACCTTCACCAATCACATTCTCATCTGAAAACCCATTCGTAGCAACCTCAAGCTCTCTCAAAGTGTACCAATGACCCCAACCCAAATGAGACACTTCGGGTTGCACCGACATAACCGCCAGCTGGTCACCCGACCCGCTTCCATAAGACGACCCGCCTCCACCCCTTTCCGGGTACAAAACCCGGTGCCCCTTCCCGATCTCTATCTGGATCTTCTCATACCCGTTTACACTATTACCATCATCTTCAGTTACTTCACTTCTAACTATAGCTAAAGAGCCCGATTCAGTTCCCGTTTGGGTTAACGGGTTCGGGTTGCTGGTTTGTAGTGtattgggtcgggtcgggtcgacGAGGGTTGGTTGAATTTCGTCGGGTATGGTGGGGATTTTGGGTTTTTGGTGGACTGTGATGGTTTTTTCGAAGGATTTTTTGCGTTTGAAGGTGAAAAAgagtgagatgaagaagatgatgatgacaaTGGTGGCTCCTAAGAGAATTCCGAGAACAACCCAGAATTTTAAGCCGAAAATTGAGGTTTTACGAGAGAGCTGATCCTTAAAAAAGGCGGACATTTTTGTGGGTGTCGGTGGTGGTAACGATCTAGGACTTCATAGGAAGTAACTAAGAAGGGTTTACTGTTTAGAAGTTGGAAGTGAAAGATTGTCAAGTTGGGGGACACAGATATGAAGGTGGTGGTAGAAACAGAGTAAAACGACAAAACCATTATGTCTTGAATAAAATATGTTTTTCAATTATTATTCGTTTTTAATTTAATACAGATAGATATTTAATATTGATATCTTTTTAAAGGTGAGGCCTTTTCCAAAGAATTGATGGCATTTAAACTTCATCTTAAGTACGTAACGGTGTAGGAGACGCCTTCGGGAAAACTTGATTCGGAAAAGTGGCCGGAGTTTAACCAAAAGTTTCGAGagggcgtaaagtgatgggacccaaaaatttttttcctatcgttatgttttgagtcgggtcgggtcgggttggctattcgattcaagtcgggtcaaataataatagttccaaataaaacaaagtgtatatttaccaaactacccatTATTTATAcacaaagtttataaatatttaggatatacaatttaggaaaaataatcggggggggggggggggggggggagggggggtgatcctatataattttaaattttttggaCGGAAAATCGGAActtatacacttctaaccgaaacattggggtgggcgggtgcacccccgggcaccCACTATACTTCGCCAGTGATTCGGAACACGGGTTTGGCATTTGGGAAAGAATTTTGATCCGTGAACCTAAAGAAGAACATTGGAAATGGGGTTTGGGTTCATCGATTAAATGGGGAACTTGTCGCATTTGAATCTGGTTCATTCGGGTAGTTTTGGGTCGCAATGAGATGTCAGTCAATGACTGGTTAATCGATTTGGATTCATCAGGTAGTTTTGTGGGTGCCTCCTTCACTCTAATATGATTTGAACATTCACTACTTGGTTGAGGTTAATCAACAATGTTATTAGACTAAATACGTAACTATTTTCTTTGTTGTTTGAAATAATTAATTTGAAGCGTTGAAATTAGAAAGGTTGAATTTGCCATTTGTGTAGGTTTTAATATAGTTTATATAGGCCAACCCTTTTCTACAAGTCTAATGATTATAGGGAATATttcacagaatagtaaccaaatttcaaaagtgttctaattaggtcactcgtaTCGTTTTTGTTCCGATTAGATagcttaacattcaaatcgagtcatgtccttttttctatgtgtcaagaaaaaaatgaagaataagaTGTTGGGGttggattattttaatatatgaaattatatttattaaaaataaaaacactttaattatgttaaaaattaaaaaaacaagttacaattcaCGTCATCACTCaaagttagcatcaaataaaagggaaaaaagaaacaaaaatccacatcaccatggttacttatgaaatggatgaaaaaacccttaattttaatgagaaatgaatgttgagtgacctgattagaacacttttgaaacttgagtgacctaattgaaacacttttaaaacttggttactattctacaaagttacccctttATAAAACGATTAATGTCTTATATTTTATTCGTAACAAATTTAAGAAATAAAATGTATGTCTTTCACATGTACATGGTTTAAGTTTCCACCGTTCCTGCTTGTTATTATGTTGTTTGGTGTATGGAATATTAGATGAGATGATCAATTGgtttcaagaatcaagaatatgTATGTGGAGTACACTATATATAAATCCATTCGTTGTATGGTTTAATCACTTGTTATGCGAGTCTCTTtgtataataatataaaaatatacataatcAAGTTATATTGTGCAGATTAAAATTTCGATAAATTATTAATATCCATTTTATCAAGTAGAATCAGAATTAAAGTGGAAAAAGGTTCACGGATgattatattaatatatttagCATGTGTGCACCTTACCTCACGCGTCCCACGGATCACGTAACAATATCACGTGATAGCTAGCTAGCTACAAAACTATACCTTTACAAAGTCTCGTGTATCACCACCGACGGCCGATAATTCCACTCGTGTAACTTTGCCTCCTATACCTTTGTTTTTTAAAGACTAACCACTTTCAGAAGATTACTAATTGGAAATAAGTGATGGAATCCCAATGGGCCTTTGTTCAATATCACCTAAAGAATTGGCGTTAGCTCATTTGGCTTGAAAgattaggggctgtttggtatgGGTAATCGAATGAACGGAGAAATGGAATGGACGGGGTAATAGAatggatgaggtaatggaattgatcattaccatttcatgtattgtttggttaccatgtgtgaatggaatgaacaaTTACTTTTTGTTGTTGGTATGCGAAAAAGACAAAGGAATAAAATCAGATGGTGGTGGTCAGTGATGGACGATGATGGTGCGTGGTGCTAGGTGTCAGTTGTGGCAGCGGCGGTggttggcggtggtggtgggtggagacGACGGTGGATGGAGACGACGGTGGATGGTGacaacggtggtggtggtggatgacggtggaggtaggtggcggcggtggcgagGGTGGTCGGAGGTGGTAGCAGTGGCGACGGTTGTCGGAGGTGGTAGCGGTGGTGGCGGAAGGGTGGTGGCGGTTGATAGCGGTGGTGACGTTGATCGAAAGTGATAATGGTGGCGACGATGATCGAAGGTGATGATCGGAGGTGGCAGTGGTGACGGTGGGTGGCGGCGACGGCGGTGGCGAAGACGGAGGTGGGTGGCGGAGGTAGGTGGTGACAACGGCGGTGGCgggtggtggcggaggtgggtGACGGCGGTGGCggatgacggtggtggtgggtggtagcAACGGTGGTGGTTTGTAGTGTTGTTAATGAAGGGTGAAGAGGGAAttgaatggaaaaaaaaaacaagggggACGGATGAAATGATATTGAGGGAATTGAATGCATTTTGGAATTAACGATTCCAGTTCATCGACCAACaaaacactcttttcttcattctctcacaatggtccattccattccacctctcattcctgcataccaaacgctAGTTAGGTGTTAACTAATTAAGCTCTATATTAGTTAAGTCTAATATAAAGAATTATATATACTGTTAGAAAACCTGTATAAAAGAATTGAACAGAAACTGGACAGGATGTAATAAAATTGAAGAAACAGTAAACGAGTGAATcgggcttgtgtttgacacaattcccttaaacagattcgtcgtctgttcccagggtacgccggttcTAAGCAGCACCGCGCACTGCCGGACTTGAGCACTTGCCTGAAACAAAAAGAAGTTGTGTTGCAGAAACTGAGATTGAGAGAGGAGAAGTTGTTGAGGTGTGTCTAAACAGGTTGTCTACATTTTTATATAGGCACAGATCATAACTGATTCTAGCCTCATCATTGCAGAGAATTAAAGGCTAATCGGTTTCGAAACTTATGCCTCATCATTGTAGAGAATTAACTCACATAATGGCTCAGCGGTTTCGAAACTGAATAATATAATGATTCTCATTGAAACTGAAAATCATTTCAGTTAAAAACCCATTAATAAGACCAACCGTTTTAGTTTTAAAGACTAATTAATAAAAACAATTAGTCAGTCTCGAGTGCAAAAACTATCTCCTGCAAgcccgggttttcggagctgcattcgtgtccgcaggacgtgcgggcaTACGCGAGTTCAACTAAATCCGGTTCCATTTTTTGCACCCCCCTCCGAGCGCGCGCGGGGGTAGGaattgtggtaaaacatgtcataagactTCAAAGGCTTCATTAAGGTTTCACCTTATAAATAGCCTATCTTTTAgttcccacaccaatgtgggacaaggtgAATTACCAACttgagactttcattcacactaaacttccaacaatcccccacatgaatggaggtcGATCTCAGAAACAACATAATTCCTTATTACATTTCagcagttgagttttgcatatgataggtaggtgttaccctttgaaccttcgctcatgaaatgcacttagcctactagctctgagtagaactcgatgtctttgaactcgtctgccatttgtgtagacgacaatgcacttcacacaagactctccctgaCAAAGTCAAGTCCTTATAGTTGTGTTCGTTATGGTCATGAACATGatgcctggttctgcgagagccattaggtattgtgccccaacaatacccttcgaagcgaccccacttctctctcacataggtgattcACTATTTTAGTCGAATCATTAAAAGCCATAGgcttagcctcacacttgtcacttttaggaatggactaggaagtttacTAAGCTTTGTAATAAACTCccttatatatgtgtgtatatatatatatacgtaggGTTATCCCCCCACAGTGACCTTACTaattcatacaattaggttttcctattgaactcagctcttgggatctccagtctactgagttaggtttccatcatatgaacttATATTTTCAAGGGCTTCGGTCCCATTCCCATGGACGACTTCTGTACTAACTCTCTACTTAGGCCTTTTGTTAGCGGATCCGCAATATTATCCTTTGACCTCACGTAGTACACAGTGATAATTCCTGTAGAGATTAGTTGTCGTATCGTATTGTGTCTACGTCTGATATGTCTATTCCTACCATTATACATTGTGCTACGAGCTCTGCCAAGTgccgattggctatcacaatgtatacaaatggccgatgccggcttaggccatcttggtatatcctcaacaaattgatgtagccattctgcctcttcacctgctttatctaaagcgatgaactctaattccatcgtggatctagcgATAATCGTTTGTTTCGACGATTTCCTCGATATAGCAGCACCTCCAAGTGTGAATACATACCCACTTGTTGCTCTGGAATCATTCGTGTCAGATATCCAATTTGCATCGCAGTGTCCTTCTATAACCGCTGGATATCTGTTATAATGCAACCCGTATTCCCGAGTGTATCTTAAGTAGCAACCAAGTGATACTGTTCCAATGCATTGAACTTGGGTTGCTCGTGTATCTACTTAGCTTGCTCACAGCATATGCTATGTCTGGTCTAGTACAACTCATAAGATACATCAAGCTATCAATAATTCTTGAGTATTCCAACTGGTTTACGGGTTCACCTCTATTCTTGGCTAGATGTTGACTTGTTTCAAGTGGAGTTCTGGCTTCATTAGAGTCATTTATattgaacttctcaagaattttgTCCACATAGTGGGATTGACTTAAAACAAGTCCACTTTGGGTTCGCGTGATTTTGACCCCCAAAATCACATCCGCtagacccatgtctttcatgtcaaatcttgtttttagcatgttctttgtagattttatgattttgtcatcacttccagcaatgagcatatcatctacatatagacacaaaatgacatatccatcagatgtgtccttcacatacacacacttgtcacattcattgattttgaacccagcatcaagcatgacatgatcaaacttttggtgccattgctttggagcttgtttcaatccatacaaggattttacaagtttacacactttcttttcttgcccaATAGTTGTGAAGCCTTCGGGTTGCTCCATGTAGATTTCTTCTTCTAGAATTCCATTCAAGAAAGctgttttcacatccatttggtgaacttccaaatttctaatGGCGGCAATGGCAAGCACCAACCTGATGGATGTTATTCGCGTAACTGGCGAATATGTATCAAAGTAATCTAAACCTTCTCGTTGTTTATATCCTTTGATCACCAGCCTTGCTTTGTATTTATCGATGGTTCCATctggtttcatcttcttcttgaagatccatcGATATCCTAGTGGTTTACATCCTTGAGGAAGATCCACTAGTTCCCAAGTATGGTTTTGTAAGATAGAGTCTATCTCACTTTTGATTGCCTCTCTCCACTGAGGTCCTTCTGAGGAATGCACCGCTTGTTGGTACGTTTGAGGTTCATCTTCTACCATATAGGTAAGAAACTCAGGGCCAAAGCATTTTTCAGTCCTTTGCCGTTTACTTTTCCTGACTTCAACTTTCTCAGTATTAGATTGTTCTCGAGGTTTATCGTTTTCAACTTCACCCTTGGGAAAAATTTCCTCAACCGGTCTAGAAGAACTTGGTTCACTTTTATCTAAGCATGGGAACATATGTTCAAACCATGTTGCATCCTTAAATTCCATTATGGTGTCTTTGCATATTCCAGGATTCTTAGAATCATGCACAAGAAAACGATAAGGTCCATAAGGACGGGTGTATCCTATAAATACACAATCCACCGTTTTGGGTCCTATTAGTAGGCGCTTAGGTGGTGTGACCACCACCTTAGCTAaacacccccacactttcaaggatTTATATGGTGGTTTCTTTCCGGCCCATAATTCGTAAGGCGTTACATCCTTTTTCTTATTGGGTATCATGTTCAACACATAATTTGCCGATAAGATTGCTTCCCCCCACATGTTTTGGTTTACACCAGAACTTATCATcatggcattcatcatttctttAAAAGTACGATTTTTCCGTTCCGCTATGCCATTTGATTGAGGGGAGTAAGGAGCCGTGAGTTCGTGGATGATTCCACTTTTTGCACATACGTCAATAAAAGGTGAAACATATTTACCTCCTCGGTCGCTCCTTACGATTTTGATTTTCCGAtttagttgattctcaacttcggcTTTGAACAAGATAAACTTGTCAATAGCCTCATCCTTACTCTTAAGTAAGTACACATAGCAATACCTAGTACTATCATCAATGAATGTGATGAAGTACTTGTTCCCACCACGAGTAGGAATTGCTTTTAGATCACACACATTAGTGTGGATCATCTCGAGGGGTTCGGTGAGTCGTTCAACCTTTTTGAATGACGATTTCGTTTGTTTTGCTTCTACGCAAATTTCATATTTATTAATTGAGTCGATATCGAATGTTGGTATGCAATCAAGTTTAATTAAACGACGAATGGAATTATAATTAACATgacctagtctaccatgccaaagATAAGGAGACTCAATCAAGTAAGTAGAACTAGTAGCGTTttctttcattgcattcacgacaATTACATTTAGTTTAAACATTACATTGAGGGCATAGCCCTTACCAACATACACACCATTTTTGGTCAACACGACCTTGTCCGACTCAATCACCATTTTGAACCCAAATTTGTTCAACTGCCACCCCGACACAAGGTTCTTACGAATTTCTGGAACATACAACACGTTTGACAAGTTGAGTTCCTTTCCAGAAGTCATTTTTAGAACCACATTCCCCTCACCTTTAATTCCGGCCGTGGCGGAGTTTCCCATAAAAACATTTTCGCCATTAGTCACCTCTTTGAAGGTGTTGAAAAGGCGCTTGTCGAAACACACATGACGGGTAGCCCCCGTATCAACCCACCAATCCTTGTTATTTTGCCCGACCAAATTAACTTCAGTCACCAAAATCGAGAGATCCATGACCATGGCAACCAGGTTGTCGACTTCATCAACCATGTTCACGTGTCGAGCATTTTCCTTCTTGGGAAGCTTGCATTCATTGGCCTTGTGGCCGTGCTTTTGACAATTATAACAAGTTCCTTGGAACTTCTTTTTCCCAACTCCTCCCTTAGGACCAAGGTTGGAGCGTTTTCTATGACTTTTCTTTCCACCATTTCCGCTGTTTTTTCCCTTTGAAGATTGGTCATGTTCAACAAGATTGGCCTTCACTGTTTCAGGACCATCAACCTTTTTTAGGGCCACTTTGTTGTCTTCTTCAATCCGAAGACGAACAACAAGATCTTCAATGGTCATCTCCTTTCGCTTATGCTTGAGATAGTTCTTGAAATCAACCCAACTTAGTGGCAATTTTTCGATCATTGCAGCAACTTGGAATGTTTCGCTGAGCATCATTCCTTCCGCATGAATATCATGAAGGATAACCTGCAATTCTTGGACTTGGCTCATGACCGTTTTAGAGTCTATCGTTTTAAAGTCCAAGAACTTAGCCACCACGAATTTCTTAGTGCCCGCATTTTCTGTTTAGTATTTGCGATCCAAAgactcccacaattctttggcagtcTTTGCTTTGCAATACACATTATACAATGTGTCCACCAAACCATTCAAAATAAAGTTGCGGCACAGGAAATCCGAATGATTCTAAGCATGCATCGCGCTCACAGATTGACCATCCATATCCCCTTCATCAACATGGGGTTTAGGTTCAGCGTGGTCAGATAAAAGAACATCTTTTGTTGCCACTGTTTGAAATTCACACCACTGAATTTCTCTGGTTTCTCAGCATGCGACATTGCATTAGGCAGTGGTGTCACTAGACCAGT is from Helianthus annuus cultivar XRQ/B chromosome 9, HanXRQr2.0-SUNRISE, whole genome shotgun sequence and encodes:
- the LOC110879422 gene encoding probable serine/threonine-protein kinase At1g01540; the encoded protein is MSAFFKDQLSRKTSIFGLKFWVVLGILLGATIVIIIFFISLFFTFKRKKSFEKTITVHQKPKIPTIPDEIQPTLVDPTRPNTLQTSNPNPLTQTGTESGSLAIVRSEVTEDDGNSVNGYEKIQIEIGKGHRVLYPERGGGGSSYGSGSGDQLAVMSVQPEVSHLGWGHWYTLRELEVATNGFSDENVIGEGGYGIVYSGVLADNTMVAVKNLLNNRGQAEKEFKVEVEAIGRVRHKNLVRLLGYCAEGAQRILVYEYVNNGNLEQWLHGDVGPISPLTWEIRMNIVLGTAKGLTYLHEGLEPKVVHRDIKSSNILLNRQWHPKVSDFGLAKLLGSEKSYVTTRVMGTFGYVAPEYASTGMLNERSDVYSFGILIMEIISGRNPVDYSRPPDEVNLVDWLKTMVTNRNAEGVLDPKLPEKPSSRALKRALLVALRCVDPSAQKRPKMGHVIHMLEADDFPFRDEHRGNREMDRERLMEKRYVESGDSSGYESSRAGQRDV